AATACGTTTCGTATAAATCTTTATTATTCGTTTGGTAGTTATCTTGGTGTCTCGATTTCTCCGGACCGCTGTGTACAGCAAAATGCTTAGCTGTAGCAACTACTTTCAAGTATTTATCATCATCGCCCTGTAAGGCATTAATGTAATTAACACCAATTTTACTGGTTAAAAACGGATCTTCACCATAAGTTTCTTGACCTCTACCCCAACGCGGATCTCTAAAAATATTGATGTTGGGTGTCCAAAATGTTAAACCTTGCCCCATGCGTCTTTTACCCTCTTGTATAAACTGGTGATGTTTAGCTCTGGCTTCATCTGAAACTGCTGTTCCCATTTCAAATATTAAATCTGGATTCCATGTTGCCCCCATACCTATAGCTTGAGGAAAAACAGTTGCTTCTCCTGCTCTAGCGACACCATGTAAACACTCGTTCCACCAATTGTATTCAGGAATACCTAACCGTTCTATTGCTGGAGCATCATATCTTAATTGAGATATTTTTTCTTTTAAACTTAAACGCGATACTAAATCGTTAACACGTGCTTCTGTAGAAAGCGATTCATCTTGAAATTGAAAAGCAACCTCTTTTTTATTGGAGTTGCATGAATTCAAGACGTATGTAAATACTACAACAAAAGCTATGTTATAATATTTAATGTTCAATATGTTAAGTTTAGTTATTAGCATATATAATTTGCGTTTAAAAGAAACTGAATATCATAACCAAAATTAAAAGCATAAAACAGACCAGTAAAATTTCTGCTAAAAGTTTTAATAGGGTTTTGCGATGTTTCATTTTGATATTCAATAATTATGAAATCAAATATACTTGACGAATCGCTTTTTTGATAGAACGCATTAAGCAAACAATGAGAATTTTGTTGCGATTACCTCTATAAACCCATGTTTTACAACATTTGACACAAAAAATGCAACATCTATTACAAAAACAGCCTTGATGTTAAAATATTGATATACGTAAAATAAGGCAGCTAGAAATATTAAGATTGAATACGTTTAACACAGATTATAATGCATAAAAAAACACATAAAAACTATGCTTTTACAAGCTGCTTTTATGTGTTTTTCTTCTTTATTTTGAAGTTATAATCTATTTACACCTCATCATCTTTTACCTTAACCTCGGTAGGTAGAATTCCGAAGTGGGCCTTAAAACATTTTGTAAAATATGAAGGTGAAGAAAACCCTACTTTATAGCATACTTCGCTAATATTAGAATTTCCGGTTTCAAGAATTTGTTTAGCCTTCTGTATACGTATTTTTCTTAAAAACTCATTTACCGTTTGGCCTGTAAGCGATTTTATTTTGCGATAAAGCTGACTTCTACTTAAATTTAATTGCGATGCCAAAACCTCAACACTTAAATCGGAATCACTCATGTTTTCACTTATGTAGCTCAGTACTTTTTGTATAAACTCTTTATCAATAGATGTAGTTCCGGCTTGCTCCTTACCACTAATATCTCCAAAATATTTATCGAATATTAACTTTCTACTCGTTATTAATTGCGCTAAACGTAATTTTAGTAAACGCATATCAAACGGTTTTACCATATACGCATCGGCACCAAAACCAATACCTTCCATACGGTCGTCTATTCTGGTTTTAGCCGTTAGCATTAATAACGGAATATGACTCGTTTTTATATCCGTCTTTATTTGTTTACAAAACTCAAACCCATCCATTTCTGGCATAATAACATCGGTTAGAATAATATCTGGTATAGATTGTTTTGCAATTTTCAAGCCTTCTTTTCCATTTTTTGCAACCAATATTTTGTAATTATTTTTTAATTCACTTTTTAAATATTTTCTCAGCTCCACACTATCTTCTACAATAAGTAATGTACTAGATTTAGTGCCACTTGCCGCATCGCTATCGGTTTCTGTTGCCTCTACAGCAGAATTTAATATAAATTTTTCCTTTTTCGCACTTTCTGAAACCACCTGAGGTGCAAGTTCTTCTTTTGTAAAATGTGTATTTCCAGCAGGAAGTAGAATTCTGAATGTGGTACCCTTACCGACTTCACTTTCCACTTCAACTTTACCTTTATGCAGTTTAATAAAACTTTGCACAACCTCTAAGCCTATACCTGTGCTACCGTAATATCCTTTGTTGAGATTTTCAATTTGATAAAAACGTTCAAAAATTTTATTTATTTGATCTTTTTCTAATCCTGGACCTGTATCCGATATTCTGATTTCTAATGCCTTACGTGGTTCTTTTTCATCTATTAAAGGGAATAAAACCAAATCGTCTGTCGATAAAATATCTGCATTAATAGCACCACCATCTGGCGTAACTTTTATAGCGTTAGACAGAATATTAAAAATAATTTTCTCCAACATACTCGCATCTGCCCAAATTGGTAAATCGGGCACATCGGAATCCATAGAAAGATAAATATTTCGGTTAGACGCTTCTTCTTTAAAAAAAGCAACCACATCTTTTGTTAAACTTACCAGGTTGAATTCTGAAGCTCTAATATTCACTTTATCGAGTTCTAACTTTCTAAAATCCATAAGCTCGTTAATCATTCTATAAAGCCTATCGGTATTTCGATAAATAACATCTAGTTTATCTTTAACCGTAAACGGAAGACTCAAACCTGTGTCTCTCAAAATGTCTTGTAGTGGGTTAATTATTAAAGTAAGTGGTGTTCTAAACTCGTGAGAAATATTGGTGAAAAACTGAATTTTCTTCTCATTTAACTGATCTTCTTGTGCACGCTGAATACGTTCGTTTTTAATAGCTTCCTTCTCTTTTATTCTACTTTGAGTCATTCTATTTAAAAGATATACTCCCATAAAAAATAAAGCAATGTAACACACCATGGCAACATTTGTTTTCCACCAAGGTGGTAACATAGTTATTTTAAGTGTTAGCGGTGTTTCATTCCAAACTCCATCATTATTCGCGGCTTTTAGTTTAAACGTATACTCACCATAATCTAGATTTGTATAGGTCGCACTTTGCAAATCGCCCACATAATTCCAAGATTCCTCGAAGCCTTCTAAATAATAAGCATATTGATTTTTTTCTGGTCTTGTGTAATTAATTCCGGTATATTCTATAGTAAATACCGTTTGCTCGTAATTAAACTCTAATCTTTCCGTTTCGGTAATAACCTTAGTGAGTGGGCTATTTTCCTGATTTGGAACTACATCTTTATTGAAAATTTTTAATCCTGTTAAAAATAAAGAAGGCACGCTTGAGTTTACCTCTAATTTTTCTGGATTGAAATAATCTATGCCTTTGTAATTACCAAAATAAAGAACACCATCTTCATCTTTTAAAGTCGCGTTGAAATTAAAATCATCGGACAATAAGCCATCGTTAGACGAGTAGCTTGTTACCTCATTCGTTTCAATATTTAATTTTGAAATACCAGAATTACCAGTTACCCAAATATCGCCAGCATTATCTTCAATAATGCCAGTTACATTTTCTTCTTGCAAGCCTGTGATTTTATTATACCATTTAAATTCGTTGGTTTGCTTGTTGTATCTACAGAGCCCTGCGCCACGTGTGCCTATCCAAATATATTGGTTAGAACATTGATATAATGATAAAATATGATTGGCACTTTTTTGATTATTTGGCGCCTGCGACATCTGTTTTTCTAGGGAAGCAAGTTCCAATTCATCATTTTTACTTTTAGTTATTTTGAAAAGCCCAGCGGTAGTTCCAAACCAAATGGTATTATCTTTATCGACTAAAATTTTTCTAACATCGGTTGTTGAAATACTTTCAAATGCGCCAGAATTATAATTTTTAAGCACATCTGTTTCCGTGTTATAAGTGTAGATACCGGAGTAAAAAGAGCCTATCCAAATTATTCCATCTTGATCTTCTGTTATAGATAAAATAGCATTTGAAATTAGATTGCCTTGAGCGTTTTCTACATTAATATTTTCAAACTTATTTTTGTCTTTTTTAAGCACATAAAAACCATTATCCCAGCTTCCTGCCCAAACATTTTCTTTACTATCAATAAAAACAGTTTGAATATAATTACTAGTTAACCCCGTATAATGCTCGGTATTAGAAAGATTTATATGATTAAATTTTGAATTTTTAATATCTATAACATCAATGCCTCCACCATCTGTAGAAACCCAAAGTTTATCTTTACTATCTTCAACAATACCGGTTACAGAACCTGTTTGCAAAGAGTTTACATTGCTTGTTAAACTTTCTATATTACCAAATTTATCAAAAAGTTTATCGCTTACAGCAACACCGCTGTTATAGTAGCCAAGCCAAATGCGCTCTTCCTTATCTAGAAATAAAGACCAAATAGAGTTTGAAAGAATGCTATTTTCATCTCTTTTATGATACAAGTATCGCTTTATAAGTTCTCCATTAGAATTAATATGAAAAAGTCCATCATTCTCAGAGCCAATTAATATGGAATTATCTGGCAACTGAATCATTGCAAGTATGCGCTTATTACTTATTTCAAAATTTGAATATTCAGTAATGGTATCGTCTTCTAATAGATACTTAATAACACCGTTTCCGTAAGTTCCCGCCCATAAATTATTATTATTATTATTATTATTACTCCGTTTTAATGTTTGTATAGGTAGATTAAAATTGGCGTTGCTATTATTATGTGGTTTTCTAATTTTATTATTAGAATAATCCAATACACGAAGCCCTACACTTGTTCCTAAAAACACTGTTTTATTGCAAATTTCTATAGCATTTATAGCAGGATATCTATCTGTATCAATCACCCTTACGACTTCTCGAGTTTCTAAATTCATGAGAAACAAACCTAAACCTCTTGTCCCTATTAAAAGATTGCCATGATGATCTTCTTTAATACTTAATACTGAAATACCAATCTCATCGGTATTACCAACCGGTATTTTTTCAAACTGATCTAAATCCCTATTGTAGAGATTTAAACCATCTTCCGTACCTACCCATAACCTATTTTTTTTATCTAAATAAGATGAAAAAACAAGATTACTCCGCAATGAGGTAGAATCTTCAACTTTAAATTTGTATGATGTATAATCAATACCATCAAACTTATATAAACCCGATCCGTTAGTACAAATCCACATAAACCCATGATGATCTTGGGTTATGGAATATATACCTACTTTAGAAATACCTTCCCTGATATTAACAAAATTAAAATCTTGAATAGGTGTTTGTCCCCAAAAATTCAGGGTTAACAGAAAGCTTAAAAACATTAAAAGATTAGTGCATCTTTTTAGCTGCATATTATTACAATTTATTTAGGACTAAAGTTAACATCATTTGTTAGAATAATTCGATCCATTTTTAAACCATCTTCGCGCATAGAGAACGATAAAATCGATTCTCCTTTTTCTAAATCTAAAAATATAGTTTTTGGCGTACCACAATGATTATCTGTTGCACGCTGCGCCGATGACCAGGTCCATTTATCTTTACCTTTGCACCATTGCATACGCGCTCCGCTTTCTGGCCAAGTGTTATTTACCCCAACATGTACGCCATTATCTTCTGCTCCACTAGAATAAACGCTTGCCCAAACATAATAACGCCCAGATGTATTTATTTTTATTTTATATGAAACCATACCGCCAACACCAGGCAGCGGGAAAAAGTTTTCTCCTTTAATTAAAACATCGTCATGAGTAACCCGAGTATCCGGAAATGCCTCAATATATTTATGAGAACTTGCTGTTTTACTTTGGTCTGTTTTCTCTTTAGCATTTTTAACAATCCATTCTCTATTTGTTCCGTTTTTTGAATTATAATGAAAGTCCTCAGCCTCAATTTCTAATACACCTTCTTTTTCTATAAAAGGTATTTCTGCTTGTAGCATCTCAGGTGTTACCAAACCATCCGGAACTAAAACAAGTTGACTCCATCGTCCTCTAGACCATGCGGTTCCCCCATTTTCTGGTATTTTTTTATTAGTTACCGCTTTAGATGTTATTTGGATAATATCATTTTCTGCAATAAAAAACTGGCCCATTTCGTGACGTTCAATATTAAATATTTTATCGGTTTCCGAGTTTGTTATATTACTCACAACCTCACCATTCTTTAAAATAACGTATTCCGATTCCCCATCGTTCTCGGCCATAGAAATCAACGTCAAGTTGTACAATCCAGATAATCCGCTAAATCTAGTTCTAGCATAAGCAAATTTAGAGCGTTGGTCTTTATCTGCAGCGTTTATAGCTAAAACGTTATTGGACTTATCTTTATAATATACCGCGTTGTTATTATCTGTTTCTATCTCAAAATCCGTTAAAGCATTTAAGGTTACTACTTCTTTTTTAGTTTCCGAAGTTCCTTTTTTCTTTTTACTTTTTAAGGTTAATAAAGCCACCCAATCTTTTTCTTTATTTGGAGGAAAACCAATATCCACTTTTTGTCCGGCTTGTATTTTTTCTATTGTTCCATTTTGCAGGGCTTCGCCTGTTCTTGGATTATACCATTTTACTGAAAACGTATTTTTAGAACCAAATAAGTTAATTTTTGTTTCTTTCACTTCTGGTAAATAAATAGCATAGGTATCATCATTTTTAGCAAAAACAAAATCGTCTGGATTATCAGTTAAACCATCGGCCGATTGCATTTCTGTAAAAGGTAAATACTTCTGAAAAAACTCTAAAGCATATCTAGTTTGATTCCAAACGGCATCTCTAGAGCGCCAATCTTCACATTTTAAATCGTTGTGGTCAAATTTATATCCAAAATACCACTCTACACCAGCACCACCAGCCATTAAATTCCCCCATAACACTTTGTGTCTAATATCATCATGATTAGGATCGTCCTTATCTGGTTTTGCTCCAGTATCGGCAGGGCCAATTTCATCTTGATTTACAACCCAATTTCTTCCATTTTCTTGAGATTGGTCTATCCATTTTTTTGTAATGTTATGTACTAAATCAGGTTCGTGTGTTTGCAACGAAGGCCCATCTAAAAACGGATAGCCTAATAACGGATTTAAAAATAAATCTTGTTCTTTTGGCTGAGAGTGCGTGTGCAAAACCACTAAACTCTTATAAGGATCATGGGTTTTAATGTACTTAGCCATAGCTTTTCTATCGCTATCATTTTGACCTTTTGGCGACCAATGTACAGGACCATTTTCTTCTCCTAAATTCCATGTTATTGCTAAATGATGCGAAAATCTTGCTATTAATTCTCTGTAATATAGTTTTCTTTGTACTCCAAGTTCACCAATATCCATTAACAACTCGTTTTCTGTTTCCTGAGTTACAATATGTAGCATTAAACCTAACTTATCCATGTGATCGAAAACAATTTCCCATTGGTCTAGCTTACTACAATCAAAGCGGTAACGCTCATTCTCGTCTGTCCATGGCCAAACATCTTTTCCATCGCCTTGCACATTCATGGTTAAAAAATAAACAGAGTTCATGCCTTTTGATGCTAGATAATTTAATGCACCAATAATTTTTTTCCCTTTTCCATTTTGCCATGTTGGATCTCCATTTTCCCAATCTTTAAAATGTGGTTGGTATCGGTGTTTATCAGGTGTTTGATCGAACTCATAATATCCTAAAAAGTTTTCAGGACTATCCGTTCCTCCTTTTAAAAATGGTGTATTATTTTCTGCATAGTGCAAATATCTATCGCCTGTATATTGCAATCTTCCTTTTACTTGCTCATCTGGTTTAGTAATTTCAAAATCACCTTTTACACCATCAAAAGCAACCGATTCTCCGGCCTCTTTATTATCATCTATAGCTATATTGTTTCCTTTTCTAAAAGATACCTCGTAAGTCCATGTGCCAACTTCATCTGGAGTAAATCGAACTTGCCAAACCTTACCATCTTTCGCACTTGTTTCAGAAGCATTACCATCTGTAGAATAAAATCCAGGAACGGAATACGTTTTGTTTTTACTTTTAAAAACAACGTTAAGTCTGTAGTTTAAAAACGGATTATCTTCTTGGCTCTCACTAAAAGAGTCTCCAGTAAAACTTAGTGTTATTTTTTGCCATTTTTTTAATGTGCCTTCTACTTTTACATCTTTATATTGCGAAAAAGTTAACTGGGTAATTAAAAAACAGAGTACTGTAAAAATTCTCATTAGATTTAGTTTTGGTTGGTTAATTGGTTTTGGTTTAAATTTCGGAGAATTAAATCAAATACTCCGAAATCTAATTTAGTTTTTATTTACTCTTTAAAAGTAAATATTATTTTTATTACATCCTACCCATTACCTTTCTTATAGTCTTCTAAAAATTTAGCCAAACCACTATCAGTTAAAGGGTGCTTTAATAAACCTGTGATTGATAATAGTGGCCCCGTCATAACATCAGAGCCAATTTTTGCACAGTTAATAACATGCATAGTATTTCTAATAGATGCCGCTAAAATTTGTGTTTCAAAACCATAATTATCATAAATTAACCTTATTTCGCTAATTAGGTTTAAACCATCTGTAGAAATATCATCTAAACGGCCTAAAAAAGGCGAAACATAAGTCGCTCCCGCTTTAGCTGCTAACAAAGCCTGCCCTGCCGAAAAAACCAACGTTACGTTCGTTCTAATTCCTTTATCCGTAAAATATTTACAAGCTTTTACGCCATTAGCAATCATAGGCAGTTTTACTACAATTTGTGGATGCAATGCTGCTAGAGCTTCACCCTCTTTTATCATACCTTCGTAATCGGTAGAAATCACTTCTGCACTTACATCGCCTTCAACTAATTCGCATATTTTTTTATAATGTCCCAAAATCGCATCGCTTCCGGTAATACCTTCTTTTGCCATTAATGATGGGTTTGTTGTTACGCCATCTAAAACACCCAAAACTTGAGCTTCTGCAATATCACTTAAGTTTGCTGTATCAATAAAAAATTTCATAATTTACCTTCTTATATTATTGTTAAGTTTTTACTATTTAGTTTTCATTCATAATAAATAAATTGAATTCAACCCTAAATTGAAAATTCATATTCAAAGCTACGTACAGAAAAGCCTATCCTATATTACAAATCAATCATTCTATGAAACAAATGATGCGCCTGGCTCTATAATTTGCATCTATAGAAACAGTTATTGCCAGATGTTACAAAAACAAAAACCAGATTTTATGGTTTCAATTTTAAATGTTTTAGCGAAAAAACATAAAATATTTGGTGATATAAAAATCAATAACAGCTGTTAAACCTGATGCATTAGCCAACATTTCATGCGTAAAAACCAGCTTCAAATACTCAGCTTTTTTATCATAAAAAAGCACTAAAAAATTTAATAAAAATTTATCTAAAAAATTGCCCTTTATATTCTTTTTGTGTATAAATTAGATACGCAATTAATAAATCTAACAATGCTATGTTATTAAGAGATGGCGTAAAAAATGCGGAGATAAAGGTCTCTTCGGAAACCAGAAAACTAAGTGATTTTGTAAAAAACAAAACCAAATCACTAATCGATAGGTTGGAATATTTTGAAGATATTATAAATATTGAAGTTGGAGATACCGGATTAAATAGAGCGAAAGCTTTAGAGCGCGAATTCGATATTCGCCAACTATACATTAAATATGAAGGAGATAACCCAACAGGCACGCAAAAAGACCGTATTGCCTTTGCACAGGTGTATGATGCTTTGCGTCGCGATTACGATACTATTTCTTTAGCAACCTGCGGTAATTATGGTGTGGCGGTAGCATTGGCAGCAAATTTAGCGGGCTTAAAATGTAAAGTGTTTATTCCTGAAAGTTACCATACCGAGCGTATTAAGGAAATGGAAATGCTTAACGCGGAAATTATAAAGTTGGAAGGCAGCTATGAAGATGTTGTAAAATCTAGCACAGATTATGCTTTTGAGTACGGCTGGTATGATGCCAACCCAGGCGGAGCCAATACACCCTTACAAATTACGGCTTATGCACAAATAGCTTACGAAATCGTGGAAGATCTAGGTGATGCCCCAAAATATTGCGCTGCACCAGTTTCTAACGGCA
The window above is part of the Algibacter sp. L3A6 genome. Proteins encoded here:
- a CDS encoding DUF5060 domain-containing protein, giving the protein MRIFTVLCFLITQLTFSQYKDVKVEGTLKKWQKITLSFTGDSFSESQEDNPFLNYRLNVVFKSKNKTYSVPGFYSTDGNASETSAKDGKVWQVRFTPDEVGTWTYEVSFRKGNNIAIDDNKEAGESVAFDGVKGDFEITKPDEQVKGRLQYTGDRYLHYAENNTPFLKGGTDSPENFLGYYEFDQTPDKHRYQPHFKDWENGDPTWQNGKGKKIIGALNYLASKGMNSVYFLTMNVQGDGKDVWPWTDENERYRFDCSKLDQWEIVFDHMDKLGLMLHIVTQETENELLMDIGELGVQRKLYYRELIARFSHHLAITWNLGEENGPVHWSPKGQNDSDRKAMAKYIKTHDPYKSLVVLHTHSQPKEQDLFLNPLLGYPFLDGPSLQTHEPDLVHNITKKWIDQSQENGRNWVVNQDEIGPADTGAKPDKDDPNHDDIRHKVLWGNLMAGGAGVEWYFGYKFDHNDLKCEDWRSRDAVWNQTRYALEFFQKYLPFTEMQSADGLTDNPDDFVFAKNDDTYAIYLPEVKETKINLFGSKNTFSVKWYNPRTGEALQNGTIEKIQAGQKVDIGFPPNKEKDWVALLTLKSKKKKGTSETKKEVVTLNALTDFEIETDNNNAVYYKDKSNNVLAINAADKDQRSKFAYARTRFSGLSGLYNLTLISMAENDGESEYVILKNGEVVSNITNSETDKIFNIERHEMGQFFIAENDIIQITSKAVTNKKIPENGGTAWSRGRWSQLVLVPDGLVTPEMLQAEIPFIEKEGVLEIEAEDFHYNSKNGTNREWIVKNAKEKTDQSKTASSHKYIEAFPDTRVTHDDVLIKGENFFPLPGVGGMVSYKIKINTSGRYYVWASVYSSGAEDNGVHVGVNNTWPESGARMQWCKGKDKWTWSSAQRATDNHCGTPKTIFLDLEKGESILSFSMREDGLKMDRIILTNDVNFSPK
- a CDS encoding two-component regulator propeller domain-containing protein, with protein sequence MQLKRCTNLLMFLSFLLTLNFWGQTPIQDFNFVNIREGISKVGIYSITQDHHGFMWICTNGSGLYKFDGIDYTSYKFKVEDSTSLRSNLVFSSYLDKKNRLWVGTEDGLNLYNRDLDQFEKIPVGNTDEIGISVLSIKEDHHGNLLIGTRGLGLFLMNLETREVVRVIDTDRYPAINAIEICNKTVFLGTSVGLRVLDYSNNKIRKPHNNSNANFNLPIQTLKRSNNNNNNNNLWAGTYGNGVIKYLLEDDTITEYSNFEISNKRILAMIQLPDNSILIGSENDGLFHINSNGELIKRYLYHKRDENSILSNSIWSLFLDKEERIWLGYYNSGVAVSDKLFDKFGNIESLTSNVNSLQTGSVTGIVEDSKDKLWVSTDGGGIDVIDIKNSKFNHINLSNTEHYTGLTSNYIQTVFIDSKENVWAGSWDNGFYVLKKDKNKFENINVENAQGNLISNAILSITEDQDGIIWIGSFYSGIYTYNTETDVLKNYNSGAFESISTTDVRKILVDKDNTIWFGTTAGLFKITKSKNDELELASLEKQMSQAPNNQKSANHILSLYQCSNQYIWIGTRGAGLCRYNKQTNEFKWYNKITGLQEENVTGIIEDNAGDIWVTGNSGISKLNIETNEVTSYSSNDGLLSDDFNFNATLKDEDGVLYFGNYKGIDYFNPEKLEVNSSVPSLFLTGLKIFNKDVVPNQENSPLTKVITETERLEFNYEQTVFTIEYTGINYTRPEKNQYAYYLEGFEESWNYVGDLQSATYTNLDYGEYTFKLKAANNDGVWNETPLTLKITMLPPWWKTNVAMVCYIALFFMGVYLLNRMTQSRIKEKEAIKNERIQRAQEDQLNEKKIQFFTNISHEFRTPLTLIINPLQDILRDTGLSLPFTVKDKLDVIYRNTDRLYRMINELMDFRKLELDKVNIRASEFNLVSLTKDVVAFFKEEASNRNIYLSMDSDVPDLPIWADASMLEKIIFNILSNAIKVTPDGGAINADILSTDDLVLFPLIDEKEPRKALEIRISDTGPGLEKDQINKIFERFYQIENLNKGYYGSTGIGLEVVQSFIKLHKGKVEVESEVGKGTTFRILLPAGNTHFTKEELAPQVVSESAKKEKFILNSAVEATETDSDAASGTKSSTLLIVEDSVELRKYLKSELKNNYKILVAKNGKEGLKIAKQSIPDIILTDVIMPEMDGFEFCKQIKTDIKTSHIPLLMLTAKTRIDDRMEGIGFGADAYMVKPFDMRLLKLRLAQLITSRKLIFDKYFGDISGKEQAGTTSIDKEFIQKVLSYISENMSDSDLSVEVLASQLNLSRSQLYRKIKSLTGQTVNEFLRKIRIQKAKQILETGNSNISEVCYKVGFSSPSYFTKCFKAHFGILPTEVKVKDDEV
- the fsa gene encoding fructose-6-phosphate aldolase, encoding MKFFIDTANLSDIAEAQVLGVLDGVTTNPSLMAKEGITGSDAILGHYKKICELVEGDVSAEVISTDYEGMIKEGEALAALHPQIVVKLPMIANGVKACKYFTDKGIRTNVTLVFSAGQALLAAKAGATYVSPFLGRLDDISTDGLNLISEIRLIYDNYGFETQILAASIRNTMHVINCAKIGSDVMTGPLLSITGLLKHPLTDSGLAKFLEDYKKGNG
- a CDS encoding pyridoxal-phosphate dependent enzyme, with the translated sequence MLLRDGVKNAEIKVSSETRKLSDFVKNKTKSLIDRLEYFEDIINIEVGDTGLNRAKALEREFDIRQLYIKYEGDNPTGTQKDRIAFAQVYDALRRDYDTISLATCGNYGVAVALAANLAGLKCKVFIPESYHTERIKEMEMLNAEIIKLEGSYEDVVKSSTDYAFEYGWYDANPGGANTPLQITAYAQIAYEIVEDLGDAPKYCAAPVSNGTLFAGIYRGFVTLYKRGKTSRIPKMIAASSSHKNPIVSSFKKGLSSCEDLDPKAIKETIYNEPLINWHSFDGDEALFALKESEGDAFNVSDKKMKEMATFLLKKEGLKILPASTAGLIGLLELDEKLNFEPDRFVAVLTAKN